In a genomic window of Scyliorhinus torazame isolate Kashiwa2021f chromosome 5, sScyTor2.1, whole genome shotgun sequence:
- the LOC140420719 gene encoding uncharacterized protein: MERHEDTQNIGKPWKCGDCGKGFRVPSQLEVHRRSHTGERPFTCSVCRKGFTELSNLQRHQRVHTGEKPFTCSQCEKGFTHLSSLQTHQRVHTGERPFICSVCEKGFTHLSSLQTHQRVHTGERPFTCSQCGKGFIRLSNLQRHQRVHTGERPFTCSQCEKGFTHLSSLQTHQRVHTGERPFICSVCEKEFTHLSSLQTHQRVHTGERPFTCSQCEKGFTTSTSLRKHQRVHTGERPFTCSQCEKGFTTSSSLLTHQRVHTGERPFTCSQCEKGFTQSSALRKHQRVHTGERPFTCSQCEKGFTTSSSLLTHQRVHTGERPFTCSQCEKGFTQSSVLRKHQRVHTGERPFTCSQCDKGFTTSSSLQRHQRVHTGEKPLTCF, translated from the coding sequence atggagagacacgaggacacccaaaacatagggaaaccgtggaaatgtggcgactgtgggaagggattcagggtcccatctcagctggaagttcatcgacgcagccacactggggagaggccgttcacctgctctgtgtgtaggaagggattcactgagttatccaacctgcagagacaccagcgagttcacactggggagaagccattcacctgctctcagtgtgagaagggattcactcacttatccagcctgcagacacaccagcgagttcacactggggagaggccattcatctgctctgtgtgtgagaagggattcactcacttatccagcctgcagacacaccagcgagttcacactggggagaggccgttcacctgctctcaatgtgggaagggattcattcggttatccaacctgcagagacaccagcgagttcacactggggagaggccattcacctgctctcagtgtgagaagggattcactcacttatccagcctgcagacacaccagcgagttcacactggggagaggccattcatctgctctgtgtgtgagaaggaattcactcacttatccagcctgcagacacaccagcgagttcacactggggagaggccgttcacctgctctcagtgtgagaagggattcactacttcaacgagcctgcggaaacaccagcgagttcacactggggagaggccgttcacctgctctcagtgtgagaagggattcactacttcatcgagcctgctgacacaccagcgagttcacactggggagaggccgttcacctgttctcagtgtgagaagggattcactcaatcatccgccctgcggaaacaccagcgagttcacactggggagaggccgttcacctgctctcagtgtgagaagggattcactacttcatcgagcctgctgacacaccagcgagttcacactggggagaggccgttcacctgttctcagtgtgagaagggattcactcaatcatccgtcctgcggaaacaccagcgagttcacaccggggagaggccgttcacctgctctcagtgtgataagggattcactacttcatcgagcctgcagagacaccagcgagttcacaccggggagaagccattaaCCTGCTTTTAG